Proteins encoded by one window of Anopheles maculipalpis chromosome 2RL, idAnoMacuDA_375_x, whole genome shotgun sequence:
- the LOC126568714 gene encoding alkaline phosphatase 4-like, which produces MAREEFNIATNESAEGSYNVQQWNSSLGLDDGATDRAYADKRSARRKVGCGFSALCVGMLVAMVFAIVLLCIGFIVVYENEGQVVATVDLYTEELPPEQAVWFETNMAELRNAFRVVEENKKRAKNVILFVALDSVDPSASSFADHPRPIWESFPHLALLRPTTMERSTRASFNPTSMFCGIETGWHTIGFDTAVKPWDECVSSTPNISTHHAASIMQWAQSVGRRTGVVTNGEIVQPFSAALFAHAANASWLHNSPDPLLCPDVRSQLLHGAVGKQLNVIAGTLNCPDEFCREAIEADWENERLAEGSRYKVVNELNDLLDRKLKDVEYTLGLYDEQTLAEPTAFYDLVVGALSVLEGPEGFLLVVIADPKVQTAPEEIDSAVRATLRKLSGTLDDSLIVVVRSDARAGDAAFATVHAIGPMSHLLHRVHNQTFLAHFISYAARIGRFRDADLTNLILQII; this is translated from the exons ATGGCACGGGAAGAGTTCAATATAGCGACAAACGAATCGGCAGAAGGATCATACAATGTCCAACAGTGGAACAGCAGTCTGGGCCTGGACGATGGTGCAACAGATCGCGCGTATGCAGATAAACGCTCTGCAAGACGAAAAGTAGGCTGCGGATTTAGTGCACTGTGCGTCGGCATGTTGGTTGCGATGGTATTCGCAATCGTGCTACTATGTATCGGGTTTATAGTGGTGTACGAAAACGAAGGTCAAGTCGTCGCTACGGTTGATCTTTACACCGAAGAATTACCTCCAG AGCAAGCTGTTTGGTTTGAAACAAATATGGCCGAACTGCGCAACGCTTTCCGTGTAGTGGAAGAGAACAAGAAACGTGCGAAAAATGTCATCCTGTTCGTTGCGCTGGACAGTGTAGATCCGTCCGCTTCGTCGTTTGCGGACCACCCTCGGCCAATCTGGGAATCGTTTCCTCACCTTGCGTTGCTTCGTCCAACGACGATGGAACGCTCAACACGTGCCTCATTCAATCCGACCTCCATGTTCTGCGGCATTGAAACCGGCTGGCACACGATCGGGTTTGATACGGCCGTTAAGCCTTGGGATGAGTGCGTCAGCAGCACGCCCAACATTAGCACGCACCATGCCGCCTCGATCATGCAGTGGGCTCAAAGCGTCGGCCGTCGTACTGGGGTGGTAACGAATGGGGAGATCGTACAACCGTTCTCAGCCGCATTGTTTGCGCATGCGGCCAATGCTAGCTGGCTGCATAATAGTCCAGATCCATTGCTATGCCCGGATGTACGATCGCAGCTGCTGCATGGAGCGGTTGGGAAGCAGCTGAATGTGATCGCTGGGACGCTTAATTGTCCGGACGAATTTTGCCGGGAAGCGATCGAAGCGGACTGGGAGAACGAACGTTTGGCGGAAGGATCCCGCTATAAAGTAGTGAACGAATTGAATGATCTGTTAGATCGCAAATTGAAAGATGTGGAGTACACGCTCGGGCTATACGATGAGCAAACTCTTGCCGAACCAACTGCATTTTACGATTTAGTTGTGGGAGCTTTGTCCGTGCTCGAGGGTCCAGAAGGATTTCTGCTAGTTGTCATTGCAGATCCAAAAGTTCAAACCGCTCCAGAGGAAATCGATTCTGCAGTGCGAGCCACGCTAAGGAAACTGAG TGGTACGTTGGATGATAGTTTAATCGTGGTGGTACGTTCCGATGCCAGAGCTGGGGATGCTGCGTTCGCGACGGTGCACGCCATTGGACCGATGTCACACTTGTTGCATCGGGTGCACAATCAGACGTTTTTGGCTCACTTCATCTCGTACGCAGCCCGTATAGGGCGGTTTAGGGATGCAGATCTAACGAATCTAATACtacaaataatttaa
- the LOC126568643 gene encoding uncharacterized protein LOC126568643, translated as MTLESVQETPALKEAPLSPILRSFSGTTCMISHRSSKSHRTSKYSSNRHRKLQPFRET; from the exons ATGACTTTAGAAAGCGTACAAG AAACACCAGCACTCAAAGAGGCACCGCTTTCTCCCATATTAAGGAGTTTCAGTGGTACGACGTGCATGATTTCGCATAGAAGCAGTAAAAGTCATAG GACTTCAAAATATTCTAGCAATAGACACCGGAAATTACAGCCGTTCAGGGAAACGTGA
- the LOC126568196 gene encoding eukaryotic translation initiation factor 5 — MATVNVNRNVTDIFYRYKMPRINAKVEGKGNGIKTVIVNMAEVARAIGRPATYPTKYFGCELGAQTQFDHKNERFIVNGSHDAAKLQDLLDGFIRKFVLCPECDNPETDLIVSSKKGTISQGCKACGFHGPLEVNHKVNTFIIKNPPNVNPASQGASLTEGKRSKRTKKGENGDDSTVGLNTTNGGTVENGAETNGGDESPNGSIAGNAGEENGEDDVNWTVDTSEEAVRARMQDLTDGAKNMTVSDDFDKSEKERINIFYDLVKKKRDANELDNVQVHKELVTEASRLDIQSKATLVLVELLFTANIIQEARKYRNLLLRFTHEDKKAQKYFIGGLELTFAMHADKLMDKVPGILKLFYDSDVLDEKVILDWSQKVSKKYVSKEVAAQIHERAKPFVQWLQEAEEEESSEEDDDSEVEIEYDDRAKVDSLRKEPAKPDPKKFAKASLEEDDEDGEDLNIDDI; from the exons ATGGCTACCGTCAACGTGAATCGCAATGTGACTGATATCTTCTACCGTTACAAGATGCCCCGCATCAATGCAAAGGTAGAGGGTAAAGGTAATGGCATTAAAACGGTGATCGTGAACATGGCAGAGGTGGCACGTGCGATTGGTCGTCCCGCAACCTATCCGACGAAGTACTTCGGTTGCGAGCTAGGAGCCCAAACTCAATTCGATCATAAG AACGAACGCTTCATTGTGAATGGTTCGCATGATGCCGCCAAGCTGCAGGATCTGCTCGACGGCTTCATCCGCAAGTTCGTCCTGTGTCCGGAGTGCGACAACCCGGAAACGGATCTGATTGTATCGTCCAAGAAGGGTACCATCTCCCAGGGCTGCAAGGCGTGCGGTTTCCATGGTCCACTCGAGGTGAACCACAAGGTGAACACGTTCATCATCAAGAATCCACCGAACGTTAACCCGGCCAGCCAGGGAGCATCGCTAACCGAGGGCAAACGTAGCAAGCGCACAAAGAAGGGTGAAAACGGTGACGACTCGACGGTTGGGCTCAACACCACCAATGGCGGTACTGTGGAGAACGGTGCTGAAACGAACGGTGGTGACGAGTCACCGAATGGTTCCATCGCCGGCAATGCGGGTGAGGAGAACGGTGAGGATGATGTGAACTGGACGGTGGACACGTCGGAGGAAGCGGTACGTGCCCGCATGCAGGATCTTACCGACGGTGCCAAGAACATGACCGTATCGGACGATTTCGACAAATCGGAAAAGGAACGCATCAACATCTTCTACGATCTGGTGAAGAAGAAGCGCGACGCGAACGAGCTCGATAATGTGCAGGTGCACAAGGAACTGGTGACGGAAGCGAGCCGGCTCGACATCCAGTCGAAAGCGACGCTCGTGCTGGTGGAACTGCTCTTCACGGCCAACATTATCCAGGAGGCCCGCAAGTACCGCAATCTGCTGTTACGCTTCACCCACGAGGACAAGAAGGCGCAGAAGTACTTCATCGGTGGTTTGGAGCTAACGTTTGCAATGCACGCCGACAAGCTGATGGACAAGGTGCCCGGCATACTGAAGCTGTTCTACGATAGCGACGTTCTGGACGAGAAGGTGATACTGGACTGGTCGCAGAAGGTCAGCAAAAAGTACGTCTCGAAGGAGGTCGCCGCACAGATCCACGAGCGCGCCAAGCCGTTCGTCCAGTGGCTGCAGGAAGCGGAGGAGGAAGAGTCTTCCGAAGAGGATGACGATTCGGAGGTCGAGATCGAGTACGACGATCGGGCTAAGGTGGACTCGCTGCGCAAGGAACCTGCCAAGCCGGATCCGAAGAAGTTTGCCAAGGCATCGCTCGAAGAGGATGACGAGGATGGTGAAGATTTGAACATCGACGATATCTAA
- the LOC126567887 gene encoding protein aubergine-like — translation MEQQPNRGRGRGTRGAPGAAGGQPNWKQGGVPGTSQPRQPHSAAPQQQQGASGDGNGGDAAIPKTTVRTVPRGGGDNDGNGGAGNGGALGRGAMRGSRYVPEVIVTRRPNAPSKQGSSGMKMVVKTNFFRLTRKNKDSIFQYRVDFEPTIEDGRIMHALIRSQGSLIGPYIFEGTMLFLYNKLRTEKVEVQVKDPRTDALYKLKIRHVGTVDMTSEKAIMILNLMHRQAMSSLKLLVINRYFFDPEAKIAIPQYGLEMFPGYVTSIRQHEQDVLLCVDITHRVMRTDTCYKILQNMQRQPGMFKDNFRRMLIGAHVMSVYNQKMYRIADVDFNVTPSSSFTTKEGSSITFMDYYKKHYNITIRDPKQPMLVSMPNERMERRGVTTPVLLVPELCRMTGITDDMRQDFHLMRAIADNSRIAADKRIQRLERFNERLQTTPASREVFQFWKTELERRLVEVPARTLRQESIMFRMEGDGIPSGPEADWGQALHRNQMFRSIPLHRWYVVCERGKESLAKDFLGCVMQAARGMSFKVSEPRIATVQNDSGSAYNSVLSELLNEDLQMVMCIVPNDRADRYSVIKRKCCVERALPCQVIKVRTITPKNGNVRTLMSVATKVAIQLNCKLGGIPWMVKNPLTNAMVVGYDVCHDTSDKSKSYGAMVATMYAPKQVEPKYFSTIDRHQRGEELSNFIGSGIVKALRCYQSSFGAGNLPRRIIVYRDGVGESQLRSVVDFEVKKIKQNLAQMYANVKEFKPQLSMIVVSKRINTRLFMADRNPPPGTIVDDIITLPERTDFFLISQTVRQGTVSPTSYNVVHDESGLTADQLQVYTSKQTHLYYNWCGTIAVPAVCQYAHKLAFLTSQFLHNQPNQKLENRLYYL, via the exons ATGGAACAACAACCGAATCGTGGACGGGGACGTGGAACGCGTGGTGCACCCGGCGCGGCTGGTGGTCAACCGAACTGGAAACAGGGCGGAGTCCCCGGCACATCCCAACCTCGGCAACCACATTCTGCTGcgccgcagcagcaacaaggtGCCAGTGGCGATGGAAATGGTGGAGACGCAGCGATCCCAAAGACGACTGTAAGAACGGTACCGCGTGGTGGTGGAGACAACGATGGTAACGGAGGTGCTGGTAATGGCGGTGCGCTGGGTCGCGGAGCAATGCGAGGATCACGTTACGTGCCGGAAGTCATCGTAACGCGTCGTCCAAACGCACCCTCAAAGCAGGGTAGCTCGGGCATGAAAATGGTTGTGAAGACAAACTTTTTCCGGCTGACGCGCAAGAACAAAGATTCGATCTTCCAGTACCGTGTCGATTTTGAACCGACGATCGAGGATGGTCGCATCATGCATGCACTGATTCGTTCCCAAGGATCGCTCATTGGACCGTACATCTTTGAAGGCACGATGCTTTTCCTGTACAACAAGTTGCGCACGGAAAAGGTCGAGGTGCAGGTGAAGGATCCGCGGACGGATGCCCTTTACAAGCTGAAGATACGTCACGTTGGGACGGTGGACATGACGTCCGAAAAAGCGATCATGATCCTGAATCTGATGCACCGGCAGGCGATGAGCAGTTTGAAGCTGCTAGTTATCAACCGCTATTTCTTCGATCCGGAGGCGAAAATCGCTATCCCGCAGTATGGGCTGGAGATGTTCCCGGGATACGTTACGTCTATCCGGCAGCACGAACAGGACGTACTGCTGTGTGTGGACATTACGCATCGTGTGATGCGTACCGACACGTGCTACAAGATATTGCAGAACATGCAGCGTCAGCCGGGCATGTTTAAGGACAACTTCCGTCGCATGTTGATTGGGGCTCACGTAATGTCAGTTTACAATCAAAAGATGTACAGGATAGCTGATGTAGACTTCAACGTGACGCCCTCGTCGTCGTTCACCACGAAGGAAGGTTCGTCCATAACGTTTATGGACTATTACAAGAAGCATTACAACATTACGATCCGCGACCCGAAGCAACCGATGCTGGTATCGATGCCGAATGAACGAATGGAGCGCAGGGGTGTAACAACACCCGTTCTGCTCGTACCAGAGCTGTGCCGTATGACGGGCATTACGGATGATATGCGACAGGACTTTCACCTGATGCGTGCGATTGCTGACAATTCGCGTATTGCGGCGGATAAACGTATCCAGCGATTGGAGCGCTTCAACGAGCGGCTCCAGACTACACCGGCAAGCCGGGAAGTATTTCAGTTCTGGAAGACGGAGCTGGAACGCCGGTTGGTGGAGGTGCCTGCTCGTACGCTGCGCCAAGAATCGATCATGTTCCGGATGGAGGGCGATGGGATACCGTCCGGACCGGAAGCGGATTGGGGCCAGGCTTTGCATCGTAACCAAATGTTCCGATCCATCCCGCTGCACCGCTGGTATGTAGTGTGCGAGCGGGGCAAGGAAAGCTTGGCGAAAGACTTCCTGGGGTGTGTGATGCAGGCTGCCCGTGGCATGAGCTTCAAAGTTTCGGAACCGAGAAT tGCTACGGTGCAGAATGATTCCGGCAGTGCGTACAACAGCGTACTGTCCGAACTGCTCAACGAAGATCTGCAGATGGTGATGTGCATCGTGCCGAACGATCGGGCCGACCGGTACAGCGTCATCAAGCGCAAATGTTGCGTCGAACGGGCACTTCCCTGTCAGGTGATCAAGGTGCGCACGATAACACCGAAGAACGGGAACGTTCGTACGCTTATGTCCGTCGCGACGAAGGTGGCAATACAGCTCAACTGTAAGCTCGGTGGCATTCCGTGGATGGTGAAAAACCCGCTGACCAACGCAATGGTGGTGGGCTATGATGTGTGTCACGATACGTCCGATAAGTCGAAATCGTACGGTGCCATGGTAGCGACCATGTACGCACCGAAACAAGTAGAACCAAAGTACTTTTCCACCATCGACCGTCATCAGCGCGGCGAAGAGTTGTCCAACTTTATCGGCTCTGGCATCGTCAAAGCGCTGCGCTGCTATCAATCGTCGTTCGGGGCGGGCAATTTACCGCGTCGTATCATCGTCTATAGGGACGGTGTTGGCGAGAGCCAGCTGCGGAGTGTGGTTGATTTTGAggtgaagaaaatcaaacaaaacttgGCGCAGATGTACGCGAATGTGAAAGAATTTAAACCGCAACTGTCGATGATTGTGGTAAGCAAGCGGATCAATACGCGCCTGTTTATGGCCGACCGTAACCCACCGCCGGGAACAATCGTCGATGATATCATCACACTGCCGGAAAGGACCGATTTCTTCCTGATCTCGCAAACCGTCCGCCAGGGTACGGTTTCGCCGACATCGTACAACGTCGTGCACGATGAGAGTGGCCTGACAGCGGACCAGCTGCAGGTGTACACTTCTAAGCAGACCCATCTGTACTACAATTGGTGTGGTACGATCGCTGTACCAGCTGTTTGCCAGTATGCTCATAAGCTGGCCTTTTTGACGTCGCAGTTTCTGCACAATCAGCCTAACCAGAAGTTGGAGAATCGCCTCTACTATCTGTAG